The proteins below come from a single Biomphalaria glabrata chromosome 10, xgBioGlab47.1, whole genome shotgun sequence genomic window:
- the LOC129928550 gene encoding calcium-dependent protein kinase 1-like, with product MYHSKKKKDGLLSYQDDACHVYGFEVDKLLQDNHPIKVFQVRSKQDHNVKKVIKAYFKDNTDVYQITTRKFMAEISVLTKIHHPYVMGMDTMGIFPGYFAYVMPLYETGTLTEALPTMNQEKSDEYLVQLCAGLKFLHRHKIAHRDVKTDNVLITAKEKRVVIADFGLSEILTTIDTPVSTIKGTHMYISPEQFIQKEFNAFKCDMYALGVVYWCMVFKVDVFDLKSTEQMKESINTLCDTTIDWLVLTNLLDPSPVDRLTCYNLLCVLEQPEYRFRDRKASLRGNGKMFYQSVINVLVCPVSV from the exons ATGTATCACtcgaagaaaaagaaagacggACTTCTAAGCTACCAAGACGATGCCTGCCATGTGTATGGCTTTGAGGTGGACAAACTACTTCAAGACAATCACCCGATCAAAGTTTTTCAAGTCAGATCCAAACAAGACCACAACGTCAAGAAAGTCATTAAAGCTTATTTCAAAGACAATACTGATGTTTACCAAATAACCACAAGGAAATTCATGGCAGAAATTTCAGTACTCACCAAGATCCACCATCCTTATGTTATGGGCATGGATACCATGGGTATCTTTCCTGGTTACTTCGCATACGTGATGCCATTGTACGAAACAGGAACTCTGACCGAGGCACTGCCGACCATGAATCAGGAAAAGAGTGATGAATACCTTGTGCAGCTGTGTGCAGGACTTAAATTTCTCCATAGACATAAAATCGCTCACAGAGACGTGAAAACGGACAACGTTTTGATCACAGCAAAAGAAAAGAGAGTGGTCATTGCTGATTTCGGTTTGTCTGAAATCTTGACCACTATTGATACGCCAGTGAGCACAATAAAAGGAACCCATATGTACATTTCCCCAGAACAGTTTATCCAGAAAGAATTTAACGCTTTTAAA TGTGATATGTACGCACTAGGAGTAGTCTACTGGTGTATGGTTTTCAAAGTCGATGTCTTTGATTTAAAGAGCACCGAGCAAATGAAGGAATCAATCAATACTTTGTGTGATACTACTATAGACTG gctggTTTTGACTAATCTTTTGGACCCGAGCCCTGTCGATAGGTTAACCTGTTACAATCTCCTCTGCGTACTGGAGCAGCCTGAATATCGTTTTAGAGACAGAAAAGCCAGTCTTAGAGGTAATGGAAAAATGTTCTATCAGTCTGTCATCAATGTTTTAGTCTGTCCAGTGTCTGTCTAG